One window of Bacteroidota bacterium genomic DNA carries:
- a CDS encoding DUF4386 domain-containing protein, whose protein sequence is MKSTTLPPHLGSARLLGALMLAMFLLMFVPLIMMGMATGWPGNLSEPAEVNFGFLLSVRHVMQFGYFVYLLYSLLFYPVVYLLAQHTLGLRPAVNPALPRLAVGFALASTLARGMGIMRWLTSMPVLADRYAEASPAEQQSLVYVYEATNSLMGGIGEILGVGMFAGVALLFINAFMLRHALWPRAISLLGLVSAFFLLGTTLEVFGIDLGHYLTVSVTIFEFWLLFGGIHLLRAKAPVA, encoded by the coding sequence GCGCGCCTGCTGGGTGCACTTATGCTGGCCATGTTTCTGCTCATGTTTGTACCACTCATTATGATGGGGATGGCCACCGGCTGGCCAGGTAATCTTTCTGAGCCGGCTGAGGTAAACTTCGGATTTCTGCTATCGGTACGCCATGTCATGCAGTTTGGCTATTTTGTATACCTGCTGTACTCGCTGCTGTTTTATCCGGTCGTCTACCTGCTGGCACAGCACACCCTCGGCTTACGCCCGGCAGTAAACCCCGCTCTGCCCAGGCTGGCAGTAGGGTTTGCCCTGGCTTCCACGTTGGCACGCGGTATGGGTATTATGCGCTGGCTTACCTCCATGCCAGTTTTGGCCGACCGCTATGCCGAAGCTAGCCCGGCCGAGCAGCAGAGCCTGGTGTATGTGTACGAGGCCACAAATAGCCTAATGGGGGGGATAGGCGAAATACTCGGTGTGGGTATGTTTGCAGGCGTGGCCCTGCTCTTCATCAATGCATTCATGCTGCGGCATGCCCTTTGGCCCCGGGCGATTAGCCTGCTGGGGCTGGTTTCGGCCTTCTTTCTGCTGGGTACCACACTGGAGGTATTTGGCATTGACCTGGGGCACTACCTTACTGTATCGGTTACGATTTTCGAGTTCTGGTTGCTTTTCGGTGGGATCCATCTCCTACGTGCCAAGGCCCCAGTTGCCTGA